A single Flavobacterium sp. 1 DNA region contains:
- a CDS encoding PDZ domain-containing protein has translation MKKKCVFFLLLITIMPVFAQEGFVFEKDIEKVTVPIVLINNLVFIPIKVNGVELNFLLDTGVEETILFSLEDNPDVNFFNSEKITLKGLGSEDAIEGLKTTNNILELDGIKATRQLIYVILDQSFNLSSQIGIPVNGIIGYDFFRKNLIRIDYASKRVIVYKDNEANRKKIEKKFDKTTITIDRFKPYLFGIADIDKIKIPVKMLIDTGNSDSVWLFQNLSDQVKVPSKNFEDFLGKGFSGDIEGRRAKVTSFSFGNYTFKSPIVAFPDSSSIKSVRMVKDRAGSVGGEILKRFSAVFDYKNELLYLKKNSDFYQPFSYNKSGIEIKHNGIQWVKETVRMETVPLSGSITFNSEGKNVTNDFKYKFELKPIYEIANIRKNSPAAKSGLQTGDVIITINKSPVYQYSLQKLNELFKSEDNKVFYLEIERNGKAFKFSFQLIDDL, from the coding sequence ATGAAAAAAAAATGTGTATTTTTTCTTTTATTAATAACAATAATGCCTGTTTTTGCTCAGGAAGGTTTTGTATTTGAAAAAGATATAGAGAAAGTTACAGTACCAATAGTCTTGATTAATAATTTAGTTTTTATTCCTATAAAAGTAAACGGAGTGGAGTTGAACTTTCTTTTGGACACAGGTGTAGAGGAAACTATTCTTTTTAGTTTGGAAGATAATCCAGATGTTAATTTTTTTAATTCCGAAAAAATAACACTGAAAGGTTTGGGAAGCGAAGATGCTATTGAAGGCTTGAAAACAACTAATAATATTTTGGAATTAGATGGGATTAAAGCCACCCGGCAGCTTATTTATGTTATCCTTGACCAGAGTTTTAATCTTTCTTCGCAAATTGGAATACCCGTAAACGGAATTATTGGGTATGATTTTTTTAGAAAAAATTTGATCCGAATCGATTATGCCAGTAAAAGAGTAATTGTTTATAAGGATAATGAAGCAAATAGAAAAAAAATAGAAAAAAAATTTGACAAAACAACAATTACAATTGATAGGTTTAAGCCTTATTTGTTTGGAATAGCTGATATTGATAAAATAAAAATACCTGTAAAAATGTTAATAGATACTGGGAATAGTGACTCAGTATGGCTGTTTCAAAATTTGTCGGATCAAGTTAAGGTGCCATCTAAAAATTTTGAAGATTTTTTGGGAAAAGGCTTTAGCGGTGACATCGAAGGGAGAAGAGCTAAAGTTACCAGTTTTTCATTTGGTAATTATACTTTTAAATCGCCAATTGTAGCTTTCCCTGATTCTAGTTCTATAAAAAGTGTCCGTATGGTTAAAGATAGGGCAGGATCAGTTGGAGGTGAAATTTTAAAGCGTTTTTCGGCTGTTTTCGATTATAAGAATGAATTGCTTTATTTAAAAAAGAATTCAGATTTTTATCAGCCTTTTAGTTATAATAAAAGCGGTATTGAAATAAAACACAATGGAATACAATGGGTAAAAGAAACGGTTAGGATGGAGACAGTGCCTTTGTCCGGCAGTATTACTTTTAATAGTGAAGGAAAGAATGTTACTAATGATTTTAAATATAAATTTGAGCTCAAACCAATTTATGAAATTGCGAATATTCGAAAAAATTCGCCTGCAGCTAAAAGCGGATTGCAAACTGGGGATGTAATTATTACGATTAATAAATCACCAGTTTATCAATATTCATTGCAAAAACTAAATGAATTGTTTAAATCAGAAGACAATAAAGTATTTTATTTGGAAATTGAAAGGAATGGTAAAGCTTTTAAGTTTTCTTTCCAATTGATTGATGATTTGTAA
- the folE gene encoding GTP cyclohydrolase I FolE — protein MINNEEFQDEIGNNHISTNAKNPIRKDAFALSDEEKIEKIKKDVENILLTLGMDLTDDSMKGTPNRVAKMFVKEIFGGLNPDKKPKASTFENNYKYGEMLVEKNITLYSTCEHHLLPIIGRAHVAYISSGRVIGLSKMNRIVEHYAKRPQVQERLTMQIVQELQQALGTEDVACVIDAKHLCVNSRGIKDIESSTVTSEFGGKFKDAQIKREFLDYIKLETKF, from the coding sequence ATGATAAACAACGAAGAATTTCAAGACGAAATAGGAAACAATCATATTAGTACCAATGCAAAAAATCCAATAAGAAAGGATGCTTTTGCCCTTTCAGATGAAGAAAAGATTGAAAAAATAAAAAAAGATGTTGAAAACATTCTGCTAACGCTAGGAATGGACTTGACTGATGACAGCATGAAAGGAACTCCTAATCGCGTTGCAAAAATGTTTGTAAAAGAAATTTTTGGCGGATTAAATCCTGACAAAAAACCGAAAGCTTCCACTTTTGAGAACAACTACAAATACGGAGAAATGTTAGTTGAAAAAAACATTACACTCTACTCTACCTGCGAACATCATTTATTACCTATCATCGGAAGAGCACATGTTGCTTATATTTCGAGCGGAAGGGTTATTGGCCTTTCAAAAATGAACCGTATTGTAGAACATTATGCCAAAAGACCTCAAGTACAAGAAAGATTAACAATGCAGATTGTTCAAGAATTGCAGCAAGCTCTTGGCACTGAAGATGTGGCTTGCGTGATCGATGCTAAACACCTTTGCGTCAATTCTAGAGGAATCAAAGATATCGAAAGCAGTACGGTAACTTCAGAATTTGGCGGAAAATTCAAAGATGCTCAAATCAAAAGAGAGTTTTTGGATTATATTAAACTGGAAACTAAATTCTAA
- the yidD gene encoding membrane protein insertion efficiency factor YidD — protein sequence MFSKIIVYPFILLVRFYQGAISPFTPAACRFEPTCSSYMIQALQIHGLFYGGYLGIKRILSCHPWGGKGYDPVPEKKCNHSH from the coding sequence ATGTTTTCAAAAATAATAGTTTATCCTTTTATACTACTCGTTCGGTTTTATCAGGGAGCTATCTCCCCTTTTACACCAGCGGCCTGTCGATTTGAGCCAACCTGTTCGAGCTATATGATTCAGGCATTGCAAATTCATGGATTGTTTTATGGAGGCTATTTAGGAATAAAAAGAATTTTGAGCTGTCATCCTTGGGGCGGAAAAGGCTACGATCCTGTTCCTGAAAAAAAATGCAATCATAGTCATTAA
- a CDS encoding valine--tRNA ligase: MTIPAQFDAKTIENKWYDYWMKNNYFHSKPDHRTPYTIVIPPPNVTGVLHMGHMLNNTIQDVLIRRARLKGFNACWVPGTDHASIATEAKVVAKLKSEGINKSDLSREEFLKHAYEWTDKYGGTILEQLKQLGCSCDWDRTKFTMDPDMSASVIKSFVDLYNKGLIYRGYRMVNWDPEAKTTLSDEEVIYEEQNGKLFFLKYKIEGSEDFLTVATTRPETIFGDTAICINPNDERFAHLKEKSAIVPICGRVIPIIEDEYVDIEFGTGCLKVTPAHDMNDKALGEKHNLEIVDIFNEDATLNSFGLHYQGKDRFVVRTEIAKELEESGALAKTEIHLNKVGTSERTKAVIEPRLSDQWFLKMEDLVKPAIQSVLVDGDIKLHPARFNNTYAHWLNNIRDWNISRQLWWGQQIPAYFYGDGKEDFVVAENIEDALVLAKEVTKNHQLTTADLKQDADALDTWFSSWLWPMSVFGGIMDPENEDFKYYYPTNDLVTGPDILFFWVARMIIAGYEYAGEKPFTNVYLTGLVRDKQRRKMSKSLGNSPEPLELIEKFGADGVRVGLLLSASAGNDIMFDEELCNQGKGFTNKIWNAFKLIKGWEVSDTIPQPESSKVAIEWYEAKLQQTLLEIEDNFEKYRISDALMGIYKLVWDDFCSWFLEMIKPAYQQPIDSVTFAKAIEMLENNLKLLHPFMPFLTEEIWQHIAERTTEEALIVSIWPELKPFDAKLITDFENSIEVISGIRTIRKDKNIPFKDTIELKVVNNDKASTYFDSVVTKLGNITSLEYVSDKVDGALSFRVKSNEYFIPITGNIDVEAEIAKLTTELEYTQGFLKSVQNKLSNEKFVNGAPEKVLANERQKETDALAKIATIEQSLAGLK; this comes from the coding sequence ATGACAATTCCTGCACAATTTGACGCTAAAACAATCGAAAATAAGTGGTATGACTACTGGATGAAGAATAATTATTTTCATTCGAAACCAGATCATAGAACACCATACACCATTGTAATTCCTCCTCCAAACGTAACTGGAGTTTTGCACATGGGTCACATGTTGAACAATACGATTCAGGATGTTTTGATTCGTCGTGCACGTCTAAAAGGTTTCAACGCTTGTTGGGTTCCCGGAACGGATCACGCATCGATTGCGACGGAAGCCAAAGTGGTTGCCAAATTAAAATCGGAAGGAATCAATAAATCGGATTTGAGCCGTGAAGAGTTTTTAAAGCATGCTTACGAATGGACGGATAAATACGGCGGAACTATCCTGGAACAATTGAAACAATTGGGTTGTTCTTGTGATTGGGACAGAACCAAATTTACAATGGATCCTGATATGTCGGCATCTGTAATTAAATCTTTTGTTGATTTATATAACAAAGGTTTGATTTATCGTGGCTACCGAATGGTAAACTGGGATCCGGAAGCGAAAACGACTTTGTCTGACGAAGAAGTTATTTATGAAGAACAAAACGGGAAATTATTTTTCTTAAAATATAAAATTGAAGGTAGTGAAGACTTCTTAACTGTTGCAACTACACGTCCTGAAACTATTTTTGGAGATACTGCGATTTGTATTAACCCAAATGATGAGCGATTTGCTCATTTGAAAGAAAAGAGCGCCATTGTGCCAATTTGCGGTCGAGTGATTCCAATTATCGAAGATGAATATGTAGATATTGAGTTTGGAACGGGTTGCTTGAAAGTGACTCCAGCTCATGATATGAATGACAAAGCGTTAGGGGAGAAGCATAATCTAGAAATTGTTGATATTTTCAATGAAGATGCTACGCTGAATAGTTTTGGTTTGCATTATCAAGGGAAAGACCGTTTTGTGGTTCGTACCGAGATTGCAAAAGAATTAGAAGAAAGTGGCGCTTTGGCTAAAACCGAAATCCACTTAAATAAAGTGGGAACTTCTGAAAGAACCAAAGCGGTAATTGAACCAAGATTATCTGACCAATGGTTCCTGAAAATGGAGGATTTGGTAAAACCGGCGATACAATCTGTTTTGGTTGATGGTGACATTAAATTGCATCCAGCACGTTTTAATAATACGTATGCACATTGGTTAAATAATATTCGCGACTGGAATATCTCTCGCCAATTATGGTGGGGACAGCAAATTCCTGCTTATTTCTATGGTGATGGGAAAGAAGATTTTGTAGTTGCTGAAAACATTGAAGATGCTTTAGTTTTGGCTAAAGAAGTAACAAAAAACCACCAACTAACAACTGCTGACCTTAAACAAGATGCTGATGCTTTAGATACTTGGTTCTCGTCTTGGTTATGGCCGATGTCTGTTTTTGGAGGAATTATGGATCCTGAAAACGAAGATTTTAAATACTATTATCCAACTAATGATTTGGTAACTGGTCCAGATATTTTATTTTTCTGGGTAGCGAGAATGATTATTGCTGGTTACGAATATGCAGGAGAAAAACCATTTACAAATGTGTATTTGACTGGTTTGGTTCGTGATAAACAAAGACGTAAAATGTCTAAATCTTTGGGGAATTCACCAGAACCATTAGAGTTAATTGAAAAATTTGGTGCCGATGGTGTTCGCGTGGGATTGCTTTTGAGCGCTTCTGCAGGAAACGATATTATGTTCGACGAAGAATTGTGTAATCAAGGAAAAGGATTCACCAATAAAATCTGGAATGCTTTCAAATTAATAAAAGGCTGGGAAGTTTCGGATACTATACCGCAACCAGAATCATCTAAAGTAGCAATTGAATGGTATGAAGCCAAATTGCAGCAAACGCTTTTAGAAATTGAAGATAATTTTGAAAAATACAGAATCTCGGATGCCTTGATGGGAATTTACAAATTGGTTTGGGATGATTTTTGTTCGTGGTTTTTGGAAATGATTAAACCAGCGTACCAACAGCCGATTGACAGCGTTACTTTTGCGAAAGCGATAGAAATGCTAGAAAATAATCTTAAATTATTGCATCCATTTATGCCTTTCTTGACAGAAGAAATTTGGCAGCATATTGCAGAAAGAACAACAGAAGAAGCTTTGATAGTTTCGATTTGGCCAGAATTAAAACCATTTGATGCCAAATTAATTACTGATTTTGAAAACTCAATTGAAGTGATTTCAGGTATCAGAACGATTCGTAAAGACAAGAATATTCCGTTTAAAGATACGATTGAATTGAAAGTGGTGAATAATGATAAAGCTTCTACTTATTTTGATTCGGTTGTGACCAAATTAGGAAATATTACTTCATTAGAATATGTTTCGGATAAAGTAGATGGAGCATTATCTTTCCGTGTAAAATCGAACGAATATTTTATTCCAATTACTGGAAATATTGATGTTGAGGCTGAAATTGCAAAACTAACTACTGAGTTAGAATATACGCAAGGGTTTTTGAAATCGGTTCAAAATAAACTTTCAAATGAGAAATTTGTAAACGGTGCGCCAGAGAAAGTTTTGGCAAACGAAAGGCAAAAAGAAACTGATGCATTAGCTAAAATTGCTACTATTGAGCAGAGCTTGGCTGGATTAAAATAA
- the cysS gene encoding cysteine--tRNA ligase — translation MSLYKSQTLKIYNSLSGEKETFTPINEGNIGMYVCGPTVYSNVHLGNVRTFMSFDVIFRYLLHLDYKVRYVRNITDVGHIVDDVDEGEDKIAKKARLEQLEPMEVVQRYTVDFHDILNAFNFLPPSIEPTATGHIIEQIEIIKTIIDKGIGYIANGSVYFDVVKFNETNHYGILSGRNIEDMLANTRDLDGQSDKRNPQDFALWKKAEPQHIMRWPSPWSDGFPGWHLECTAMSTKYLGNHFDIHGGGMDLKFPHHECEIAQNEACTGHTPVNYWMHANMLTLNGKKMAKSTGNNILPGEILTGDNAFLSKAFSASVARFFMLQAHYRSILDFSDEAIIAAEKGFKRLMEAMESLKGILASESSSLEIDTWKQLCYDAMNDDFNTPILIAQLFEGVRYINLLKEEKETLNIADLKSFTTVMQAFVFDVLGLEEEKVNGNTDKLEGVVNMLIGMRKQARDNKDFALSDQIRDQLIALGIQLKDGKEGTTFSIQ, via the coding sequence ATGTCCTTATATAAAAGTCAGACCTTAAAAATATACAATTCTCTTTCGGGAGAAAAAGAAACATTTACGCCAATTAACGAAGGAAATATTGGGATGTATGTATGCGGACCAACAGTTTACAGCAATGTGCATCTTGGGAATGTGAGAACTTTTATGTCTTTTGACGTAATCTTTAGATACCTATTGCATTTGGATTACAAAGTGCGTTATGTCCGAAACATTACGGATGTCGGGCATATTGTGGACGATGTAGATGAAGGGGAAGATAAAATTGCCAAAAAAGCGCGTTTGGAACAACTAGAACCTATGGAAGTGGTACAACGCTACACTGTAGATTTTCATGATATTTTGAATGCTTTTAACTTTTTGCCTCCTAGTATTGAACCTACGGCAACAGGACATATTATTGAGCAAATCGAAATCATAAAAACAATAATTGATAAAGGAATTGGTTATATAGCCAATGGCTCTGTTTATTTTGATGTGGTTAAATTCAACGAAACCAATCATTACGGAATCTTAAGCGGCCGCAATATTGAAGATATGCTGGCCAATACCCGTGATCTTGACGGACAGTCGGACAAAAGAAATCCACAGGATTTTGCACTTTGGAAAAAAGCCGAACCACAGCATATTATGCGATGGCCTTCACCTTGGAGCGATGGTTTCCCAGGTTGGCACTTAGAATGTACTGCAATGAGCACTAAATATTTGGGCAACCATTTTGATATTCACGGCGGTGGAATGGATTTGAAATTCCCGCATCATGAATGTGAAATTGCCCAAAATGAAGCCTGCACTGGGCACACTCCGGTGAATTACTGGATGCATGCCAATATGCTTACCCTGAACGGTAAAAAAATGGCTAAATCTACTGGAAACAATATTTTACCAGGAGAGATTTTAACTGGAGACAATGCTTTTTTAAGCAAAGCTTTTTCAGCATCAGTAGCACGTTTTTTTATGCTTCAGGCGCATTACAGAAGCATTCTTGATTTCTCTGACGAAGCGATTATTGCTGCCGAAAAAGGATTTAAAAGATTGATGGAAGCGATGGAATCTTTAAAAGGAATTTTGGCAAGTGAGTCGAGTTCATTAGAAATAGATACTTGGAAACAATTATGTTATGATGCGATGAATGATGATTTCAACACTCCAATTCTTATCGCACAGTTATTCGAAGGGGTTCGTTATATAAATTTATTGAAAGAGGAAAAAGAGACATTAAACATTGCCGATTTAAAATCATTTACGACAGTTATGCAAGCTTTTGTATTTGATGTTTTAGGATTGGAAGAAGAAAAAGTCAATGGAAATACAGACAAATTAGAAGGCGTAGTGAATATGCTTATCGGCATGCGCAAACAAGCCAGAGATAATAAAGATTTTGCATTGTCAGATCAAATTCGTGACCAATTAATAGCATTGGGCATTCAATTGAAAGACGGAAAAGAAGGGACTACATTTAGTATTCAGTAA
- a CDS encoding HIT family protein gives MSSPVSECLYCQNNDTLNQLMIKIGDLKVSQLFLFKEQSYSGRCNVVYKDHGVELYELSDEQRNLFFEDVATVGRAIAKTFNPTKVNYGAYSDTLSHLHVHIVPKYKEGYGFGSVFEMNPQKTYLSDAEYTEVIEKIKSNL, from the coding sequence ATGTCATCTCCAGTTTCAGAATGCCTGTATTGCCAAAACAACGATACCTTAAATCAATTAATGATTAAAATAGGCGATTTAAAAGTGTCGCAGCTTTTCCTTTTTAAAGAACAATCATACTCTGGCCGATGTAATGTCGTTTATAAAGATCATGGTGTAGAACTTTATGAATTAAGCGACGAACAGCGCAATTTATTTTTTGAAGATGTAGCCACTGTTGGAAGAGCAATTGCCAAAACTTTTAATCCTACCAAAGTTAATTATGGTGCTTATAGCGATACCCTTTCTCATTTACACGTTCATATCGTTCCTAAATACAAAGAAGGTTACGGTTTTGGAAGTGTTTTTGAAATGAATCCGCAAAAAACATACTTATCGGATGCTGAATATACTGAGGTAATCGAAAAGATCAAATCAAATTTATAA
- the lgt gene encoding prolipoprotein diacylglyceryl transferase produces the protein MTHALNIVWNPSEGIDLGFFIIRFYSLMFVIAFGLGWYIMKHIFDRENIAIDKLDSLFVWTVLATLIGARLGHVFFYDWEYYRNNLPEIILPFRLSPKFQFTGYQGLASHGAAISIIVAMYFFSKKVLNKPVLWILDRVVVPVASGAIFVRLGNFFNSEIVGKETTSSFGIRFVRDQFTPRQAVNATQLSTPKEAYKAIATNPQYANLLEQVPAKHPAQLYEAFCYIFVFAVLFFLYWKTDARKKSGFLFGLFLVLLFSVRIVVESVKESQGGFESDLGNILSTGQWLSIPFIAVGLYFVFTAKKTSEI, from the coding sequence ATGACACACGCTTTAAACATTGTTTGGAATCCCTCTGAAGGTATTGATTTAGGTTTTTTCATTATTCGCTTTTACAGTTTGATGTTTGTAATTGCTTTTGGATTGGGCTGGTACATCATGAAACATATTTTTGACAGAGAAAATATTGCTATTGACAAATTGGATTCTTTGTTTGTTTGGACCGTGTTAGCTACTTTAATTGGAGCCCGTTTGGGACATGTTTTCTTTTACGATTGGGAATATTACCGCAATAACCTGCCTGAAATAATCCTGCCTTTCCGACTCAGCCCTAAATTTCAATTCACCGGATATCAAGGCCTCGCAAGTCATGGAGCCGCTATTTCGATTATTGTTGCGATGTATTTTTTTAGTAAAAAAGTGCTTAACAAACCTGTTTTATGGATATTGGACAGAGTTGTCGTTCCTGTGGCCAGTGGAGCTATTTTTGTCAGATTGGGAAATTTCTTCAATTCAGAAATTGTGGGTAAAGAAACCACTTCTTCATTTGGAATTCGTTTTGTAAGAGATCAGTTTACTCCACGACAGGCAGTCAATGCGACGCAGCTTTCAACGCCAAAAGAGGCTTACAAAGCTATTGCTACCAATCCTCAATATGCTAATTTACTGGAACAAGTTCCTGCCAAACATCCAGCCCAATTGTACGAAGCTTTCTGCTACATCTTTGTATTTGCGGTATTGTTTTTCCTTTATTGGAAAACGGATGCCCGAAAAAAATCAGGCTTTTTATTCGGTCTGTTCTTAGTATTATTGTTCTCTGTACGTATAGTTGTAGAATCAGTAAAAGAGAGCCAGGGTGGCTTTGAAAGCGATTTAGGAAACATACTATCTACAGGTCAATGGCTGAGTATTCCATTTATTGCTGTGGGATTGTACTTTGTATTTACTGCCAAAAAGACGAGTGAAATATAA
- a CDS encoding DUF1573 domain-containing protein yields the protein MKNIMTFIVLLLSGYISFAQSGPKIEIQLSNNTIDYGQVNKSADNGVRNFTFTNNGDAPLSITGIQSTASFTILYKPGEPIAPGKSDRIEIKYNMVPGPIRKTITLETNAVNYDGGRVPLKIKGEVLTN from the coding sequence ATGAAAAACATAATGACTTTTATCGTTTTGCTGCTTTCAGGCTACATTAGCTTTGCGCAAAGTGGCCCTAAGATTGAAATACAGCTGTCTAATAATACTATTGATTACGGTCAAGTAAACAAATCTGCTGATAATGGAGTTCGAAACTTTACATTTACCAACAATGGTGATGCCCCATTAAGCATAACAGGGATTCAATCTACAGCCAGTTTTACTATACTGTACAAGCCCGGTGAGCCTATTGCTCCTGGAAAATCAGACCGAATTGAAATAAAATACAATATGGTTCCAGGTCCAATACGCAAAACTATTACACTAGAAACTAATGCTGTAAATTATGATGGTGGCCGGGTTCCTCTCAAAATTAAAGGCGAAGTGCTTACAAACTAA
- a CDS encoding pyridoxal phosphate-dependent aminotransferase: MPEISIRGRRMPESPIRKLAPYADIAKKKGRKVYHLNIGQPDIKSPEIAINAIKNIDLTIIEYGPSAGYESYRKKLAQFYTKQDVKVGYEDIMITTGGSEALLFALGSIMDPGDEVIIPEPFYANYSAFSEESSAKVVPVISNIESGFTLPTIEEFEKAITPKSKAILICNPNNPTGYLYSESEIKQLGELVKKHDLFLIADEVYREFIYDERDHHFSVMNLQGIEQNVIMIDSVSKRYSMCGARIGCMVTKNREVIAAAMKFAQARLCPPTIEQIACEAAIDTPQSYFDEVIVEYKERRDILISELNKIEGVIVKTPKASFYCIAQLPIDNADIFAQWLLEKYELNGETVMIAPAAGFYSTPGVGLNQVRIAYVLKKEDLISAVRILKEAITVYNSK; the protein is encoded by the coding sequence ATGCCTGAAATTTCAATCAGAGGTCGAAGAATGCCGGAATCGCCAATCCGAAAATTGGCTCCTTATGCTGACATAGCTAAAAAAAAAGGGCGTAAGGTTTATCATTTAAACATTGGACAGCCCGATATAAAAAGCCCTGAAATTGCTATCAACGCGATAAAAAACATTGATTTAACCATCATCGAATACGGTCCTTCTGCGGGATACGAAAGTTACCGAAAAAAACTAGCCCAATTTTACACCAAGCAAGATGTAAAAGTAGGCTACGAAGATATAATGATAACTACTGGAGGTTCTGAAGCACTTTTGTTTGCTCTTGGAAGTATCATGGATCCAGGGGATGAAGTCATTATTCCCGAACCTTTTTATGCCAATTACAGTGCTTTCTCGGAAGAATCAAGTGCAAAAGTTGTACCCGTAATTTCTAATATCGAAAGCGGATTTACACTTCCAACAATTGAAGAATTTGAAAAAGCAATTACACCAAAGTCAAAAGCAATCTTAATTTGCAACCCAAATAATCCAACAGGATATTTATATTCTGAATCTGAAATTAAACAGCTGGGAGAATTGGTTAAAAAACATGATCTGTTTTTAATAGCAGACGAAGTGTATCGTGAATTCATATATGATGAAAGAGACCATCACTTTTCTGTGATGAACCTACAAGGAATTGAACAAAATGTAATCATGATTGATTCGGTTTCTAAAAGATACAGTATGTGTGGCGCACGTATTGGCTGTATGGTAACTAAAAACAGAGAAGTTATTGCTGCCGCAATGAAATTTGCACAAGCCCGTCTATGCCCTCCAACAATCGAACAAATTGCCTGTGAAGCTGCAATTGACACACCTCAAAGTTATTTTGACGAAGTAATAGTTGAATACAAAGAACGAAGAGATATTTTAATCAGTGAATTAAACAAAATAGAAGGCGTGATCGTAAAGACTCCAAAAGCTTCTTTTTATTGCATAGCTCAATTGCCTATTGATAATGCAGACATTTTTGCACAGTGGCTTCTAGAAAAATATGAACTGAACGGCGAAACGGTAATGATTGCGCCAGCTGCCGGATTTTATTCAACTCCAGGGGTTGGTTTAAATCAGGTTCGTATTGCGTATGTTTTGAAAAAAGAAGATTTAATCAGTGCTGTGCGAATTTTGAAAGAAGCAATTACTGTTTACAATTCAAAATAA